A stretch of the Chanos chanos chromosome 1, fChaCha1.1, whole genome shotgun sequence genome encodes the following:
- the plk2b gene encoding serine/threonine-protein kinase PLK2b has protein sequence MEVLRNVTSQTPNNNRMCEQNKVSEQRWKKAEDQAPAELSRIITDPVSGKCYCRGKVLGKGGFARCFEMTDLSSSKVFAAKIIPHTRVSKPHQREKIDREIELHRGLNHKHIVHFFHHFEDKDNIYILLEYCSRRSLAHILKARKVLTEPEVRYYLRQIVSALKYLHEQEILHRDLKLGNLFVNDSMEVKVGDFGLAAKLEPVYNRRKTICGTPNYLSPEVLNKQGHGCESDVWALGCVMYTMLLGKPPFETTNLKETYKCIREARYSLPSTLSLSAKQLIASMLSKTPEDRPSLDDVLRHDFLTQGFMPEYLPGSCCHTAPDFHVSSPAKSFFKKAAAALFGGKKDKAKYYESLNRLAKEEEDIYKLRQDFRKTTISQQPTTEMMEDRWIPSAPTGKPVSQATDGQPTTRDTIRMIVRGSLGSCSSSSECLEEGTTSTVAEAVASVLRGCLEHMPNASNLPEGSGCNSLQWVTKWVDYSNKYGFGYQLSDSTVGVLFNNGTHMSLLPDKKTVHYYAELGQRSVFSTTTVPERFVGQVTILKYFAHYMEENLMDGGDVVSVSENEQSEIYLLQWLKSDRALMMLFNDGTFQVNFYHDHTKLVLCAQQKDYLLTYINEERVSTTFKLSMLLASGCTSDLQNRMEYAFNMLQQRWN, from the exons ATGGAAGTACTGAGGAATGTTACAAGTCAAACGCCAAATAACAACAGGATGTGTGAGCAAAATAAAGTGAGTGAGCAACGGTGGAAAAAAGCGGAGGATCAAGCACCTGCGGAGTTATCGAGAATCATTACAGACCCGGTGTCAGGAAAATGTTATTGCCGTGGGAAAGTTCTTGGAAAG GGAGGATTTGCAAGGTGCTTCGAAATGACCGACCTGTCATCCAGCAAAGTCTTTGCGGCGAAAATCATACCCCACACGCGCGTGTCTAAACCGCACCAAAGAGAGAAG ATTGATAGAGAAATTGAACTACACAGAGGTCTCAACCATAAACACATCGTTCATTTCTTTCACCATTTTGAGGATAAAGACAACATTTACATCCTCTTGGAGTACTGCAGTAGAAGA tctttggCTCACATTCTGAAGGCACGTAAAGTGCTCACAGAGCCTGAGGTGAGGTATTACCTCAGACAAATAGTATCAGCCTTGAAATACCTTCACGAGCAGGAGATCCTACACAGAGACCTGAAACTAG GTAACCTGTTTGTCAATGACTCAATGGAAGTAAAGGTGGGAGATTTTGGGCTGGCTGCCAAACTGGAGCCGGTTTATAACAGACGAAAAACAATTTGCGGCACACCCAACTACCTGTCCCCAGAGGTGCTCAACAAACAGGGTCATGGGTGCGAATCAGACGTCTGGGCTCTGGGCTGTGTCAT GTACACTATGCTCCTGGGAAAGCCACCATTTGAGACCACTAATCTGAAGGAGACGTATAAATGTATTCGTGAGGCCAGGTACTCCCTGCcctccacactctctctgtctgccaaaCAGCTCATTGCCAGCATGTTGTCAAAGACCCCAGAAGACCGTCCCAGCCTGGATGACGTCCTGCGTCACGACTTTCTCACGCAG GGCTTTATGCCCGAGTATCTTCCAGGAAGCTGCTGCCATACCGCCCCCGACTTCCACGTCTCCAGCCCTGCCAAGAGCTTCTTTAAGAAGGCTGCAGCTGCTCTCTTTGGTGGGAAGAAAGACAAGGCAAAATACTATGAGTCCCTCA ACAGGTTAgccaaagaggaggaggatatCTACAAGCTCCGTCAGGACTTCCGGAAAACCACGATTAGTCAGCAGCCTACCACAGAGATGATGGAG GATCGATGGATTCCGTCAGCACCGACCGGGAAGCCCGTCTCCCAGGCAACCGACGGACAGCCTACGACAAGAGACACCATTCGCATGATAGTGAGAGGCAGCCTGGGAAGCTGCAGCAGCAGTAGTGAAT GTCTGGAAGAAGGCACGACTAGCACGGTAGCAGAAGCTGTTGCTAGCGTTCTCAGAGGATGCTTAGAGCACATGCCCAATG cCAGTAACCTTCCTGAAGGCAGTGGTTGTAACAGCCTTCAGTGGGTAACCAAGTGGGTGGACTACTCCAATAAATATGGCTTTGGCTATCAACTGTCTGACAGCACCGTGGGCGTTCTCTTCAACAATGGAACACATATGAGTCTTCTCCCTGATAAGAA AACTGTCCATTACTATGCCGAGCTGGGCCAACGATCTGTGTTTTCCACCACTACCGTACCTGAGCGATTTGTCGGCCAAGTCACCATTCTCAAGTACTTCGCCCACTATATGGAAGAGAACCTGATGGAT GGAGGGGACgtggtgagtgtgagtgaaaatGAGCAGTCTGAAATCTACCTCCTGCAGTGGTTGAAATCAGACAGAGCGCTGATGATGCTTTTCAACGACGGCACCTTTCAG GTGAACTTTTATCATGATCACACGAAGCTGGTCCTGTGCGCCCAGCAGAAGGATTACCTGCTGACATACATCAACGAGGAACGCGTGTCCACCACTTTTAAGCTTAGCATGCTGCTAGCGTCCGGCTGCACGTCAGACTTACAGAACCGCATGGAGTACGCCTTCAACATGCTACAGCAGAGATGGAACTGA